Proteins encoded in a region of the Fundulus heteroclitus isolate FHET01 chromosome 2, MU-UCD_Fhet_4.1, whole genome shotgun sequence genome:
- the LOC118565201 gene encoding uncharacterized protein C14orf93-like → MRAEAAKNSARSRARRKRLQESRQSVLADEEVELWMSATVDLMSDEEDGVVGGVSGWIVPPSFRRPDLSELCVKLQSRLEATPKYKATHSRRGSVAFT, encoded by the exons ATGCGGGCGGAAGCTGCCAAGAattcagctcggagtcgagcgagaagaaagagg ctgcaggaATCGAGGCAGAGCGTGCTAGCTGATGAGGAAGTGGAACTCTGGATGTCCGCCACCGTCGACCTCATGTCTGACGAGGAAGATGGCGTCGTTGgcggggtctctggatggattgtaccgccgtcatttcgtaggccggatctctctgaactctgtgtgaagctgcagtcccggttagaggcgacgccgaagtacaaaGCCACGCACAgcaggc GCGGCAGTGTTGCGTTCACATAG